A part of Vigna radiata var. radiata cultivar VC1973A chromosome 11, Vradiata_ver6, whole genome shotgun sequence genomic DNA contains:
- the LOC106777878 gene encoding uncharacterized protein LOC106777878 isoform X1, protein MVVPFRMNHNKHGMLVRLKIFVNSQNFNSHAPKPAKQPKQDRQSPKEELDYTICGDRIGISEWKTLDAEKLGVTSSMISHSSMFVLKLLRSKGFESYLVGGCVRDLILNRIPKDFDVITTAKLMQVKNHFRRSVRAQIVGRRFPICLVHIKGSVVEVTSFETVARTSNAKEQFLYSQLPKCSNKKDLFRCKNSLRRDFTINSLFYDPFANKIYDYTNGMADLRTLKLETVIPAQLSFKEDPGRILRGFRLAARLGLSLSREIEAAIWAYSSLVMNLDKNKIMIELNYMLSYGAAEPSLHLLWKFKLLKFLLPLHAAYLDEQAIEDDQASNMLLKLFFHLDKLLACDRPCECTLWIGLLAFHLALVNDPQDAIVVWTFASVLHHGEWKEGVKFAKEKARMSVNFVPEIRKSNIYESDDEIAIAVTKLASLVMHSIHALVDKSSLRHFMCMPRYPSSPQSDMVFVSGKAGKRAHTIFQMLANDGKFYKSGRRKNLKINYDMLGKGELSETGFVLGKIVLETMSSGIVGDGEDSEAGQCHLKTEGTEEIGPLPHPDLVNNQVASMDGEGQLLSIPNSECGKGENKKRKLVEDSCIARKKMSSGNHELSEEFERKENKKQQQKLVKLSHKVDPSMAKYSAEKNIYHRKQLINNRKKITSANTCLDQTMPMKTDEHNTCTASQSAESDNHRVIAHNLDMDAKTTDNNLDVDPKTPNESDLKKKKNMRLSMIELFK, encoded by the exons ATGGTGGTTCCATTCAGAATGAACCATAACAAACATGGCATGCTTGTTCGTTTGAAGATTTTCGTCAACTCTCAG AATTTTAACTCACATGCTCCCAAACCGGCCAAACAACCAAAGCAAGATAGACAGTCTCCAAAAGAAGAATTGGACTACACTATTTGCGGag ATCGTATAGGCATCTCAGAATGGAAGACTTTGGATGCAGAGAAGCTTGGTGTAACTAGTTCTATGATTTCACACTCATCTATGTTTGTCCTGAAACTTCTTCGGAGCAAAG GATTTGAGTCCTACTTAGTAGGTGGGTGCGTGAGAGATCTAATACTGAATAGAATTCCAAAAGATTTTGATGTTATCACCACAGCAAAGCTTATGCAG GTGAAAAATCATTTTCGCCGTTCAGTTCGTGCTCAAATTGTTGGCCGTCGTTTTCCAATATGCTTGGTTCATATTAAAGGTTCTGTAGTTGAG GTAACTAGTTTTGAGACAGTGGCACGAACTTCCAATGCGAAGGAACAATTTTTGTATTCTCAGCTGCCCAAATGCAGTAATAAAAAAGACTTATTTCGGTGCAAAAACTCCTTGCGTAGAGACTTCACAATTAATAG TTTATTTTATGACCCCTTTGCCAATAAAATCTACGATTATACCAATGGAATGGCAGATTTGAGGACTTTAAAG CTAGAAACTGTTATCCCTGCTCAGTTGTCCTTCAAAGAAGATCCTG GAAGAATTTTGCGTGGCTTCAGACTTGCAGCTCGGCTAGGTTTATCATTATCAAGGGAGATTGAGGCTGCAATTTGGGCATATTCTTCTCTAGTTATGAACTTGGACAAG aataaaattatgattgaattgaacTATATGCTATCTTATGGAGCTGCTGAACCATCTCTGCATCTACTTTGGAAATTCAAATTGCTTAAATTTTTACTTCCTTTACAT GCTGCATATCTAGATGAACAGGCTATTGAAGATGATCAAGCTTCCAATATGTTGTTA AAGTTATTCTTTCATCTGGATAAGTTGCTTGCTTGCGATCGACCTTGTGAGTGTACTCTGTG GATtggattgcttgcatttcaccTGGCATTAGTAAATGATCCTCAAGATGCTATAGTGGTGTGGACTTTTGCATCTGTTCTACATCATGGAGAGTGGAAAGAAGGTGTTAAATTTGCTAAAGAAAAGGCCAGAATGAGTGTTAATTTTGTACCTGAAATAAGAAAGTCTAATATATACGAATCAGATGATGAAATTGCAATAGCAGTTACTAAATTGGCATCTTTGGTGATGCACTCGATACATGCATTGGTTGATAAAAGTAGTCTTCGTCACTTCATGTGCATGCCTAGATACCCATCTTCTCCACAATCTGACATG GTATTTGTATCCGGGAAAGCAGGGAAACGTGCTCATACAATTTTCCAAATGCTGGCCAATGATGGTAAATTTTACAAgagtggaagaagaaaaaatttgaagataaattatgACATGCTTGGGAAGGGTGAACTTTCAGAGACTGGATTTGTTTTAGGCAAAATTGTACTTGAAACTATGAGTAGTGGAATTGTTGGGGATGGGGAGGATTCTGAAGCTGGACAATGTCACCTAAAGACCGAGGGCACTGAAGAAATTGGTCCATTGCCACATCCAGATCTGGTAAACAATCAAGTGGCGTCAATGGATGGTGAAGGTCAACTTTTATCAATACCAAATTCAGAGTGCGGGAAAGGAGAAAACAAGAAACGGAAACTGGTTGAGGATAGTTGTATTGCGAGGAAGAAAATGAGCTCGGGGAACCATGAATTGTCTGAGGAATTTGAAcgcaaggaaaataaaaaacagcAGCAGAAGCTAGTTAAGTTAAGCCATAAGGTTGATCCATCCATGGCGAAGTACTCCGCAGAAAAGAATATTTATCACAGAAAACAACTGATAAATAATAGGAAGAAAATAACCAGTGCCAATACATGTCTAGACCAAACTATGCCAATGAAGACGGATGAACACAACACATGTACGGCATCACAATCTGCAGAATCTGATAATCATCGGGTGATAGCTCACAACTTAGACATGGATGCAAAAACAACAGATAACAACTTGGACGTGGATCCAAAAACGCCAAATGAATCGgacttgaagaagaaaaaaaatatgcgTTTATCAATGATTGAACTTTTCAAGTGA
- the LOC106777878 gene encoding uncharacterized protein LOC106777878 isoform X2: protein MISHSSMFVLKLLRSKGFESYLVGGCVRDLILNRIPKDFDVITTAKLMQVKNHFRRSVRAQIVGRRFPICLVHIKGSVVEVTSFETVARTSNAKEQFLYSQLPKCSNKKDLFRCKNSLRRDFTINSLFYDPFANKIYDYTNGMADLRTLKLETVIPAQLSFKEDPGRILRGFRLAARLGLSLSREIEAAIWAYSSLVMNLDKNKIMIELNYMLSYGAAEPSLHLLWKFKLLKFLLPLHAAYLDEQAIEDDQASNMLLKLFFHLDKLLACDRPCECTLWIGLLAFHLALVNDPQDAIVVWTFASVLHHGEWKEGVKFAKEKARMSVNFVPEIRKSNIYESDDEIAIAVTKLASLVMHSIHALVDKSSLRHFMCMPRYPSSPQSDMVFVSGKAGKRAHTIFQMLANDGKFYKSGRRKNLKINYDMLGKGELSETGFVLGKIVLETMSSGIVGDGEDSEAGQCHLKTEGTEEIGPLPHPDLVNNQVASMDGEGQLLSIPNSECGKGENKKRKLVEDSCIARKKMSSGNHELSEEFERKENKKQQQKLVKLSHKVDPSMAKYSAEKNIYHRKQLINNRKKITSANTCLDQTMPMKTDEHNTCTASQSAESDNHRVIAHNLDMDAKTTDNNLDVDPKTPNESDLKKKKNMRLSMIELFK, encoded by the exons ATGATTTCACACTCATCTATGTTTGTCCTGAAACTTCTTCGGAGCAAAG GATTTGAGTCCTACTTAGTAGGTGGGTGCGTGAGAGATCTAATACTGAATAGAATTCCAAAAGATTTTGATGTTATCACCACAGCAAAGCTTATGCAG GTGAAAAATCATTTTCGCCGTTCAGTTCGTGCTCAAATTGTTGGCCGTCGTTTTCCAATATGCTTGGTTCATATTAAAGGTTCTGTAGTTGAG GTAACTAGTTTTGAGACAGTGGCACGAACTTCCAATGCGAAGGAACAATTTTTGTATTCTCAGCTGCCCAAATGCAGTAATAAAAAAGACTTATTTCGGTGCAAAAACTCCTTGCGTAGAGACTTCACAATTAATAG TTTATTTTATGACCCCTTTGCCAATAAAATCTACGATTATACCAATGGAATGGCAGATTTGAGGACTTTAAAG CTAGAAACTGTTATCCCTGCTCAGTTGTCCTTCAAAGAAGATCCTG GAAGAATTTTGCGTGGCTTCAGACTTGCAGCTCGGCTAGGTTTATCATTATCAAGGGAGATTGAGGCTGCAATTTGGGCATATTCTTCTCTAGTTATGAACTTGGACAAG aataaaattatgattgaattgaacTATATGCTATCTTATGGAGCTGCTGAACCATCTCTGCATCTACTTTGGAAATTCAAATTGCTTAAATTTTTACTTCCTTTACAT GCTGCATATCTAGATGAACAGGCTATTGAAGATGATCAAGCTTCCAATATGTTGTTA AAGTTATTCTTTCATCTGGATAAGTTGCTTGCTTGCGATCGACCTTGTGAGTGTACTCTGTG GATtggattgcttgcatttcaccTGGCATTAGTAAATGATCCTCAAGATGCTATAGTGGTGTGGACTTTTGCATCTGTTCTACATCATGGAGAGTGGAAAGAAGGTGTTAAATTTGCTAAAGAAAAGGCCAGAATGAGTGTTAATTTTGTACCTGAAATAAGAAAGTCTAATATATACGAATCAGATGATGAAATTGCAATAGCAGTTACTAAATTGGCATCTTTGGTGATGCACTCGATACATGCATTGGTTGATAAAAGTAGTCTTCGTCACTTCATGTGCATGCCTAGATACCCATCTTCTCCACAATCTGACATG GTATTTGTATCCGGGAAAGCAGGGAAACGTGCTCATACAATTTTCCAAATGCTGGCCAATGATGGTAAATTTTACAAgagtggaagaagaaaaaatttgaagataaattatgACATGCTTGGGAAGGGTGAACTTTCAGAGACTGGATTTGTTTTAGGCAAAATTGTACTTGAAACTATGAGTAGTGGAATTGTTGGGGATGGGGAGGATTCTGAAGCTGGACAATGTCACCTAAAGACCGAGGGCACTGAAGAAATTGGTCCATTGCCACATCCAGATCTGGTAAACAATCAAGTGGCGTCAATGGATGGTGAAGGTCAACTTTTATCAATACCAAATTCAGAGTGCGGGAAAGGAGAAAACAAGAAACGGAAACTGGTTGAGGATAGTTGTATTGCGAGGAAGAAAATGAGCTCGGGGAACCATGAATTGTCTGAGGAATTTGAAcgcaaggaaaataaaaaacagcAGCAGAAGCTAGTTAAGTTAAGCCATAAGGTTGATCCATCCATGGCGAAGTACTCCGCAGAAAAGAATATTTATCACAGAAAACAACTGATAAATAATAGGAAGAAAATAACCAGTGCCAATACATGTCTAGACCAAACTATGCCAATGAAGACGGATGAACACAACACATGTACGGCATCACAATCTGCAGAATCTGATAATCATCGGGTGATAGCTCACAACTTAGACATGGATGCAAAAACAACAGATAACAACTTGGACGTGGATCCAAAAACGCCAAATGAATCGgacttgaagaagaaaaaaaatatgcgTTTATCAATGATTGAACTTTTCAAGTGA